The sequence AATAATTCCCCAGACAACAAAAATAACGAGCAAAATGATCGTTATCAGTTTATTCCGGAGAAAGAAACCGATAATCCGATTGTTCATAAAATGTACGATTTACAATTGACCATGTACCATTAAATCTGCATTCACATTACGCAAATTCAATTGGCACATTGGCATATTAAAGCATTAGCACATTTATTTACCTCTCGGATATTTGCAGCAGCCAGGCAACGCATTGTAGGTTTTCGCATCGGCTTTATACTTTTCGGTATCATGACCGACAGCTGCAATTGCCTTGCTTACTTTATCGATATTGGTTTTACTGGCATCGAAAGTAATTTTCAGCACCTTAGTCAACTGACTCCAGTTGGCGGTAGTCACACCGGCTGTTTTGGCTGCCTTTTCGATACGGACTTTGCACGATTCGCAATTGCCGGATACTTTCAGGGAGGCAGTTTGCACTGTTTTCTGAGCGTTGAGTTGAGCTGAAAATGCCACGATTATGGCTACGAGGATAAATTTGATTGATTTCATGATTATTTTTTTTTAGAACCAAGAGTCAAGACATAAGAATCAAGACTATTGAGTTCGATTCTTGTTTGTTGAATTATAAAAATAACGTATTGCTTCGACGTGTTACACGCGAAGATACAACAAGAGATTCCGGATCGGTACAATCCGAATAATCATTCAATCAAATCAAAAGGAC comes from Paludibacter jiangxiensis and encodes:
- a CDS encoding heavy-metal-associated domain-containing protein, with the protein product MKSIKFILVAIIVAFSAQLNAQKTVQTASLKVSGNCESCKVRIEKAAKTAGVTTANWSQLTKVLKITFDASKTNIDKVSKAIAAVGHDTEKYKADAKTYNALPGCCKYPRGK